The sequence AGAGGTGAATTTTGGGATGTACAGTTGCCATATGCCCTACGATGAGCATCAGCTCATCAATTTAGAAATGTGGGATAAATTTAGACAAGAATTATTCGATACAAATGCTAATTTCTTGATAGGTACTGGCGACCAAGTATATGTGGATGGAGAAGGAAATAAACAATTAAACATTTGGAGCTGGTTAAAGAAAAACAAAAAACAGAACCCTTCTAAAACCGATATGATTTCCTGGTATCGGGACATCTTTCGGGGTTATTGGGGCATTCCCCAGGTGCAACAACTTTTTCAAAGTTTTCCCACCTATATGATATGGGATGACCATGAAATTATGGATGGTTGGGGTTCTTATACACTCAATGAATTAGCCGCACAGCTAGATACTTCATGGCAGTTGCGAAATACTCAAGAACATTTGCGGCTAGCAAATGAAATGTTTGAGGCTGCTAAGCAAGTTTATCAAGAATACGAACATTCTCATAATCCTCCTACAGATACCACTGTTGACCAATTTGACTATCAGTTCAATTGTGGATTTTGTGGTTTTTATGTATTAGATATGCGGGGACATCATGATTACAATCGGAAAGAGCTGCGTCTTTTGGGTGCTGAGCAGTGGGAACGTTTTGACGGTTGGCTAAATTCCCAATATAATTCTGAATCCCGCGTTTTATTTATTGTATCGCCAGTTCCAGTTGTTCACTTTAAGAGCTTTGCTGTCAATAATTTAGACATTCCCTATTGGAAATATACCGATGATTTAAGAGATCATTGGGATCATAAATCTAATTGGGCCGAACGAGATCAATTATTGAAG comes from Coleofasciculus sp. FACHB-1120 and encodes:
- a CDS encoding alkaline phosphatase D family protein, which codes for MRLTSPSISQEIYSVTFVPLQLNQEHDLTGVVDLKNLQPDTRYYYALFHLGRENPWELGNEQILSFQTFPDHPTEVNFGMYSCHMPYDEHQLINLEMWDKFRQELFDTNANFLIGTGDQVYVDGEGNKQLNIWSWLKKNKKQNPSKTDMISWYRDIFRGYWGIPQVQQLFQSFPTYMIWDDHEIMDGWGSYTLNELAAQLDTSWQLRNTQEHLRLANEMFEAAKQVYQEYEHSHNPPTDTTVDQFDYQFNCGFCGFYVLDMRGHHDYNRKELRLLGAEQWERFDGWLNSQYNSESRVLFIVSPVPVVHFKSFAVNNLDIPYWKYTDDLRDHWDHKSNWAERDQLLKKVFEISQKTKKPIVFLSGDVHMGAAFKLSHEQSPSAKVFQLTSSGIAYASLSKFAMQILEKIVIDENFIESNETKSPYKIEKIHICIKNNFGLLHVKQLADEELSIIFDLFSSDHEKKTFDRERIELNKIL